The window ATGGACGAGCCGTCGCTCAAACGGTTCGTTGCCCACAAAGTGGGACGTGGTGCGGAATACGACGATAAGCAGGCGGCATCGGCGGAGTTGCGCAAACAGCGCGGGATTCTGGAGCCGGTGGTCGCCGCGCCGTCGCATGGTCACGATCACCACCATTTCCGCCGCCACGGAGCTTCACAAGAGGCCACCAAGAAACCTAGCCACGATCATGGGCATGACCATGGCCACGGTCACAACCACAGCCACACTTCCAGCAGCAAACCTGCGGGAAAGCAAACATCCTCCGCGCATAGTCATAGCCCCGGCGCGCATGCGCATTGAGCCGACTTTCGCATAAGAGGTCCCCTCTCCCACAAGGGGCAGGGCCGGCGCATTAGGTCAGCCCTGTCGAGAGCACCTGGACTAAGTATTCATTGTCCCATCCGGCACGCAGGCGGCGGATGGGGAGGCCCACCGTTTCGCCGGGCTGGCGTTTGAGCAGTTGGAGGGCCATCC of the Deltaproteobacteria bacterium genome contains:
- a CDS encoding ISAs1 family transposase, with translation MALQLLKRQPGETVGLPIRRLRAGWDNEYLVQVLSTGLT
- a CDS encoding zinc ribbon domain-containing protein, whose product is MPIYEYYCLSCDLTFELLTSLSEMAKKKPCPDCGSKAPRTVSAFAIASGGNGHHDGETPLVAQKSTDPRPLCMKYPQVPLSCHMDEPSLKRFVAHKVGRGAEYDDKQAASAELRKQRGILEPVVAAPSHGHDHHHFRRHGASQEATKKPSHDHGHDHGHGHNHSHTSSSKPAGKQTSSAHSHSPGAHAH